The following are from one region of the Chromobacterium phragmitis genome:
- the aac(6') gene encoding aminoglycoside 6'-N-acetyltransferase has product MKNPLADILFAPSCPAHLNDWRSLRAALWPDCPADEHQREIDAQIAEPARYAAFIAMDAAGGAVGLIELAIRHDYVNGTHHSPVGFVEGLYVAPEHRRAGVAVRLLRAAQAWARDRGCVELASDTALDNIVSQTAHQALGFEKTERVVFYRMAL; this is encoded by the coding sequence ATGAAAAATCCCTTAGCCGATATCCTGTTCGCCCCCTCCTGCCCAGCCCATCTCAATGACTGGCGGAGTCTGCGCGCCGCGCTGTGGCCAGACTGCCCAGCCGATGAACATCAGCGGGAGATTGATGCGCAAATCGCCGAGCCTGCCCGTTACGCGGCGTTCATCGCCATGGATGCGGCCGGCGGCGCGGTTGGGCTGATTGAGCTGGCTATTCGCCATGACTACGTCAATGGAACCCACCATTCGCCGGTCGGTTTTGTCGAGGGGCTGTATGTCGCACCGGAACATAGACGCGCCGGCGTCGCCGTGCGGCTTCTGCGCGCCGCCCAAGCCTGGGCGCGAGATCGCGGCTGCGTGGAGCTCGCTTCCGACACAGCCTTGGACAATATCGTCTCCCAAACCGCCCATCAGGCCCTGGGCTTCGAGAAAACCGAGCGCGTGGTGTTCTACCGGATGGCGCTGTAA
- a CDS encoding rhodanese-like domain-containing protein, whose product MLREITASALAAQLADPQAKRPLLLDVREGWEYQLAHIDGSVHIPMNLIPIRMSELPDDATIVAICHHGMRSAQVALFLQNAGFDDVINLQGGIDAWSTQVDPAVARY is encoded by the coding sequence ATGCTGCGCGAAATCACCGCCTCCGCCCTCGCCGCCCAGCTGGCTGATCCGCAGGCCAAGCGTCCGCTGCTGCTGGACGTGCGCGAGGGCTGGGAATACCAGCTCGCGCATATCGACGGTAGCGTCCACATCCCGATGAACCTGATTCCCATCCGGATGAGCGAGTTGCCGGACGACGCCACCATCGTCGCCATCTGCCACCATGGCATGCGCAGCGCCCAAGTGGCGCTGTTCCTGCAGAACGCCGGCTTCGACGACGTGATCAATCTGCAAGGCGGCATCGACGCCTGGTCGACCCAGGTCGATCCGGCCGTCGCCCGCTATTGA
- the waaA gene encoding lipid IV(A) 3-deoxy-D-manno-octulosonic acid transferase yields the protein MSWQLALYNGLWRLLTPLARRYLKKRARKAPAYREHWDERFGQALSPKAKGAIWIHAVSVGETRAAQPLVAAIRREWPDAPLLLTQMTPTGRATAEQLYPDAEVRYLPYDYPQAAADFLRAYRPRCGVLMETEIWPNLIHAAAAQQVPLLLANARLSEKSLNGYRKIAGLISPAIRKFTAIAAQTTEDADRLKKLGAENVSVCGSSKYDIEVPQAQRHLAAAFRARLGGRRMLLCASTREGEEALILDAWLAAGAATGDALLALVPRHPERWDEVERLAVERGLKTQRRGDGAAISADTRVWLGDSMGEMFGYLGACDVAFIGGSLLPFGCHNLIEPAQVGVPALFGPSVFNFQQAAADSLAAGAGRQVGDAAELASAALALMDDPAAVEAMRQGAARFRDAHRGASDRMLALIREAMAAAK from the coding sequence ATGAGCTGGCAGCTGGCGCTGTACAACGGCTTGTGGCGGCTGCTGACGCCGCTGGCGCGGCGCTATCTGAAAAAACGGGCGCGCAAGGCGCCGGCCTATCGGGAACACTGGGACGAGCGTTTCGGACAGGCGTTGTCGCCCAAGGCGAAGGGCGCGATCTGGATACACGCGGTGTCGGTAGGCGAAACGCGCGCCGCGCAGCCTCTGGTGGCGGCGATCCGGCGCGAGTGGCCTGACGCGCCGCTGCTATTGACGCAGATGACGCCGACCGGCCGCGCCACCGCCGAGCAGCTGTACCCTGACGCCGAGGTGCGCTACCTGCCCTACGATTACCCGCAGGCCGCCGCCGATTTTCTGCGCGCCTACCGGCCGCGCTGCGGCGTGCTGATGGAAACCGAGATCTGGCCCAACCTGATCCACGCGGCGGCGGCGCAACAGGTGCCGCTGTTGCTGGCGAATGCCAGATTGTCGGAAAAATCGCTGAACGGCTATCGGAAAATAGCCGGGCTGATTTCTCCCGCCATTCGGAAATTTACCGCCATTGCCGCTCAAACGACTGAAGATGCCGACCGTTTGAAGAAATTGGGCGCGGAAAACGTAAGCGTCTGTGGCAGCAGCAAATATGATATTGAAGTGCCGCAAGCGCAGCGTCATCTTGCCGCCGCCTTCCGCGCGCGGCTGGGCGGCCGGCGGATGCTGCTGTGCGCCAGCACCCGCGAGGGCGAGGAGGCGCTGATTCTGGATGCCTGGCTGGCGGCCGGCGCGGCGACCGGCGACGCGCTGCTGGCCCTGGTGCCGCGCCATCCGGAGCGCTGGGACGAGGTGGAAAGATTGGCCGTCGAGCGCGGCTTGAAAACCCAGCGCCGCGGCGACGGCGCCGCCATCTCGGCCGACACCAGGGTGTGGCTGGGCGACAGCATGGGCGAGATGTTCGGCTATCTGGGCGCTTGCGATGTCGCTTTCATCGGCGGCAGCCTGTTGCCATTCGGCTGCCACAACCTGATCGAGCCGGCCCAGGTCGGCGTGCCGGCGTTGTTCGGACCGTCGGTATTCAACTTCCAGCAGGCGGCCGCCGATTCGCTGGCCGCCGGCGCGGGCCGCCAGGTGGGCGACGCGGCCGAGCTGGCGTCGGCCGCGCTGGCGCTGATGGATGATCCGGCCGCCGTCGAGGCGATGCGCCAGGGCGCGGCGCGTTTTCGCGACGCCCATCGCGGCGCCAGCGATCGGATGCTGGCGCTGATCCGCGAGGCGATGGCCGCCGCAAAATGA
- a CDS encoding uracil-DNA glycosylase, with translation MPSLNYLAPAFARVHPDWEAVLRQPAIAARLADIDRQLAQQIETGKTLFPPAPQAFNALSFASPADVKVVILGQDPYHGDGEAMGLSFSVPDGIRVPPSLRNIYKELAADLGLGVPAGGDLTHWAQQGVLLLNSVFTVERDKAGSHGKLGWQAVSDALIDAVNRDNPGCVFLLWGNWAQTKAERIDAGRHLVLTAAHPSPLSASRGFHGCRHFSQVNAWLIARGRQPVRWAAPAAQNSLF, from the coding sequence ATGCCTTCACTGAACTACCTCGCCCCAGCCTTCGCCCGCGTCCACCCGGATTGGGAGGCCGTGCTGCGACAGCCCGCCATCGCCGCCCGCCTGGCCGACATCGACCGCCAGCTGGCCCAGCAGATCGAGACCGGCAAAACCCTGTTTCCCCCGGCGCCGCAGGCCTTCAACGCGCTGAGCTTTGCCTCGCCGGCCGACGTCAAGGTGGTGATCCTGGGCCAAGACCCCTACCATGGCGACGGCGAGGCGATGGGCCTGTCGTTCTCGGTGCCGGATGGCATCCGCGTGCCGCCGTCCCTGCGCAACATTTACAAGGAGCTGGCGGCCGATCTGGGCCTGGGCGTGCCGGCCGGCGGCGATCTCACCCACTGGGCGCAGCAGGGCGTGCTGCTGCTCAACAGCGTGTTCACCGTCGAGCGCGACAAGGCCGGCAGCCATGGCAAGCTGGGCTGGCAAGCCGTCAGCGACGCGCTGATCGACGCAGTCAACCGCGACAACCCCGGCTGCGTGTTCCTGCTGTGGGGCAATTGGGCGCAGACCAAGGCCGAACGCATCGACGCCGGCCGCCACCTAGTGCTGACCGCCGCCCACCCTTCCCCCTTGTCCGCCAGCCGAGGCTTCCACGGCTGCCGCCACTTCTCCCAGGTCAATGCCTGGCTGATCGCGCGTGGCCGCCAGCCGGTGCGCTGGGCCGCCCCCGCCGCGCAAAACAGCCTGTTTTGA
- a CDS encoding transporter substrate-binding domain-containing protein: MRAGALAAASLAALLLSPAALADRLEDILSRGELRVGTTGDYLPFSGRDAASGQWRGLDIDMAEDLSRALGVKLKLVPTSWPTLMRDQRDDKFDIAMSGISISLERQKQALYSAAYLNDGKTPIARCQNASRLQTLEQLNRKETRLVVNPGGTNERFARKHLPDAALTVFPDNTRIFQQIIDGKADAMVTDAVETRYQQKLHPELCAIHPDKPFDFSQKAYLLPNDWRWKAWVDQWLSQRLQDGGFARLSAKWLGG, from the coding sequence ATGAGGGCCGGCGCACTCGCGGCCGCCTCGCTGGCGGCGCTGCTGCTGAGCCCGGCCGCCCTGGCCGACCGGTTGGAAGACATCCTCTCCCGCGGCGAGCTTCGCGTCGGCACCACCGGCGATTATCTGCCGTTCAGCGGCCGCGACGCCGCCAGCGGCCAATGGCGCGGCCTGGACATCGACATGGCCGAGGATCTGTCGCGCGCGCTGGGCGTCAAGCTGAAACTGGTGCCCACCAGTTGGCCGACGTTGATGCGCGACCAGCGCGACGACAAGTTCGACATCGCGATGAGCGGCATCTCGATCAGCCTGGAGCGGCAAAAGCAGGCGCTGTATTCCGCCGCCTACCTGAACGACGGCAAGACGCCGATCGCCCGCTGCCAAAACGCGTCCCGCCTCCAGACGCTGGAACAGCTGAACCGCAAGGAAACCCGGCTGGTGGTCAATCCGGGCGGCACCAACGAGCGCTTCGCCCGCAAGCATCTGCCTGACGCAGCTTTGACGGTTTTCCCCGACAATACCCGCATCTTCCAGCAAATCATCGACGGCAAGGCCGATGCGATGGTCACCGACGCGGTGGAAACCCGCTATCAGCAGAAGCTGCATCCGGAGCTGTGCGCGATCCACCCTGACAAGCCATTCGATTTCTCGCAGAAGGCCTATCTGCTGCCCAACGATTGGCGCTGGAAAGCCTGGGTCGACCAGTGGCTGAGCCAACGGCTGCAGGACGGCGGCTTCGCCAGGCTGTCGGCCAAGTGGCTGGGCGGCTAA
- a CDS encoding glycosyltransferase family 2 protein — protein sequence MGIHEKMRVAVSAVLITKNAGKQLEQCLQSVSFADEIVVVDSGSSDNTMAIASTYHAKVIHQEWLGFGPQKQFAVGQASHDWVLCLDADEYLSPELSLSINKMLENPQAAAYRFPRCNRFMGRFLKHGEGYPDWSLRLFDRRRARWSDDAVHEYVICEDAVEKLDGDLMHESGEDIALYLSKQNRYTSLQAEQLHARGKKAGPGKLLLSPMLRFFKFYFVRLGFLDGLPGLVHIAIGCCNSFIKYAKLIELRRLRK from the coding sequence ATGGGAATACATGAAAAGATGCGAGTAGCAGTCAGCGCGGTGCTCATCACCAAAAATGCAGGCAAACAACTGGAACAATGTCTGCAGAGCGTGAGCTTTGCGGACGAGATCGTGGTTGTGGATTCCGGCAGCAGCGATAACACAATGGCAATAGCTTCCACCTATCACGCCAAAGTTATCCACCAGGAATGGCTAGGATTCGGCCCGCAGAAGCAATTCGCGGTCGGCCAGGCTAGCCACGACTGGGTGCTGTGCCTGGATGCCGACGAGTACCTGTCGCCGGAATTATCTTTGTCTATCAACAAGATGCTGGAGAATCCACAAGCCGCCGCCTATCGCTTCCCGCGCTGCAATCGTTTCATGGGACGTTTCCTGAAGCACGGCGAGGGCTACCCGGATTGGTCGCTGCGCCTGTTCGATCGCCGCCGCGCGCGTTGGTCGGACGACGCGGTGCATGAATACGTGATCTGCGAAGACGCTGTGGAAAAGCTGGACGGCGACCTGATGCACGAATCCGGCGAGGACATCGCGCTGTATCTGTCCAAGCAGAACCGCTACACCTCGCTGCAGGCCGAGCAGCTGCACGCCCGCGGCAAGAAGGCGGGTCCGGGCAAGCTGCTGCTCAGCCCGATGTTGCGCTTCTTCAAGTTCTATTTCGTCCGCCTGGGCTTTCTGGACGGCCTGCCCGGACTGGTGCACATCGCCATCGGCTGCTGCAACAGCTTCATCAAATACGCGAAGCTGATCGAACTGCGCCGGCTGCGCAAATGA
- a CDS encoding protein-L-isoaspartate O-methyltransferase family protein has product MDFEKTRFNMVEQQIRPWDVLDTNVLDLLFHVKREDFVADSQRQLAFVDTELPLPNGSKMLQPKMEARLVQDATIQPSDKILEIGTGSGYLTALLAKMGKQVVSVEIDPAQKERAAANLKKAGIANATLVEGDGVLGLPEQGPYDVIVVGGSLPVVPQELKDQLAVGGRLILVVGDLPVMACKLIDRETDTSFRETTLFETCVERLKKFEAVEPARFSF; this is encoded by the coding sequence ATGGATTTCGAAAAAACCCGTTTCAACATGGTCGAGCAGCAGATTCGCCCGTGGGATGTTCTGGATACCAACGTGCTGGATCTGCTGTTTCACGTGAAACGCGAGGACTTCGTCGCCGACAGCCAACGCCAGTTGGCTTTCGTCGACACCGAACTGCCGCTGCCCAACGGCAGCAAGATGCTGCAACCCAAGATGGAAGCGCGACTGGTGCAGGACGCCACCATCCAGCCAAGCGACAAGATCCTGGAAATCGGCACCGGCAGCGGCTATCTGACCGCGCTGCTGGCCAAGATGGGCAAGCAGGTGGTGAGCGTGGAAATCGACCCGGCGCAAAAGGAACGCGCCGCGGCCAACCTGAAGAAAGCGGGCATCGCCAACGCCACCCTGGTGGAAGGCGACGGCGTGCTGGGCTTGCCGGAGCAAGGCCCTTACGATGTGATCGTGGTCGGCGGCTCCCTGCCCGTCGTGCCGCAGGAACTGAAGGACCAGCTGGCCGTCGGCGGCCGCCTGATCCTGGTGGTCGGCGATCTGCCGGTGATGGCTTGCAAGCTGATCGACCGCGAAACCGACACCAGCTTCCGCGAAACCACGCTGTTCGAAACCTGCGTCGAGCGACTGAAAAAGTTCGAGGCCGTCGAACCGGCCCGCTTCAGCTTCTGA
- a CDS encoding hemolysin family protein — MEILLLLGLVLLNAVFAMAEIAIVSSRKVRLQQKADDGHKGARAALALASEPTRFLSTIQIGITSISILSGVYGEAALSEHLRAYLSGYAPLAPYAKPLSVALMVLFITTLSLILGELVPKRLALLNPERVAMALSRPMLLLSRASGPLVQVFSRVTDGLLRLLGAKKSDEPSITEDEIRTLMEQGADEGVFDRAEQELVENIFRLDNRKAASVMTPRQDVVILDLEDGPERNRELLLRHPFSHFPVCRGDTDQVIGVLNAKTLLDRLLKGRMLDFSAELTPPLYVPSTCSLMQLLEQFKQARSHSALVVDEYGELEGLVSINDVMEAIVGDLPAIAGEDDEIVQREDGSWLVDGMVSLDRFREFFELESQLPGEAGGNIHTLAGAVMYQLGRVPSVTDRFEWNGFSFEVVDMDRTRVDKILVQRHHLPQPEFESI; from the coding sequence GTGGAAATATTGCTGCTGCTGGGCCTGGTCTTGTTGAACGCCGTATTCGCGATGGCCGAGATCGCCATCGTCTCCTCGCGCAAAGTCAGGCTGCAGCAAAAGGCCGACGACGGCCACAAGGGCGCGCGCGCCGCGCTGGCGCTGGCCTCCGAGCCCACCCGCTTCCTGTCCACCATCCAGATCGGCATCACCTCGATCAGCATCCTGTCCGGCGTCTACGGCGAGGCGGCGCTGTCCGAGCACCTGCGCGCGTACCTAAGCGGCTACGCGCCGCTGGCGCCGTACGCCAAGCCGCTGTCGGTGGCGCTGATGGTGCTGTTCATCACCACGCTGTCGCTGATCCTGGGCGAGCTGGTGCCCAAGCGGCTGGCGCTGTTGAACCCGGAGCGGGTGGCGATGGCGCTGTCCCGCCCCATGCTGCTGCTGTCGCGCGCCAGCGGCCCGCTGGTGCAGGTGTTCAGCCGCGTCACCGACGGCCTGCTGCGGCTGCTGGGCGCGAAGAAGAGCGACGAGCCGTCCATCACCGAGGACGAAATCCGCACGCTGATGGAACAGGGCGCCGACGAAGGCGTGTTCGACCGCGCCGAGCAAGAACTGGTGGAAAACATCTTCCGCCTGGACAACCGCAAGGCGGCCTCGGTGATGACGCCGCGCCAGGACGTAGTGATCCTGGATCTGGAAGACGGCCCGGAACGCAACCGCGAGCTGCTGCTGCGCCACCCGTTCAGCCATTTCCCGGTTTGCCGCGGCGACACCGACCAGGTGATAGGCGTGCTCAACGCCAAGACCCTGCTGGACCGCCTGCTCAAGGGCCGGATGCTGGACTTCTCCGCCGAGCTGACGCCGCCGCTGTACGTGCCGTCCACCTGCTCGCTGATGCAGTTGCTGGAGCAGTTCAAGCAGGCGCGCAGCCACAGCGCGCTGGTGGTGGATGAGTACGGCGAGCTGGAAGGCCTGGTGTCGATCAATGACGTGATGGAAGCCATCGTCGGCGATCTACCGGCCATCGCCGGCGAAGATGACGAGATCGTGCAAAGGGAGGACGGCAGCTGGCTGGTGGACGGCATGGTGTCGCTGGACCGCTTCCGCGAGTTCTTCGAGCTGGAATCCCAGCTGCCCGGCGAAGCCGGCGGCAATATCCATACCCTGGCCGGCGCGGTGATGTACCAGCTGGGACGCGTGCCCAGCGTCACCGACCGTTTCGAGTGGAACGGCTTCAGCTTCGAGGTGGTGGACATGGACCGCACCCGGGTGGACAAGATCCTGGTGCAGCGCCATCACCTGCCTCAGCCGGAGTTCGAGTCGATATGA
- the waaC gene encoding lipopolysaccharide heptosyltransferase I: protein MNVLIVRTSSMGDLIHTWPAITELKTHYPNVRLTWLAEESFADIARLHPQVDEVLTLSWRSWRRRLWQPAAWRELKALKRKLRDTHFDLVLDSQGLLKSAIPARWAQAPLAGLDWPSARESLASLFYDKKHKVSRLLSAIDRNRLLFGLSFGYAPDGPPQFGIRRGERPSWMLSGRYAVLLHATSRASKEWPEANWVELGTQLSAHHDMVTVLPWGNDREKERAERLAARLPAAVVAPRMSLLEAAGLLGNACAVVGVDTGLVHLANALNVPVAAIYTDTDPQQTGVVETPWATNLGNIGQCPTVQAVLEALQSRRDWA from the coding sequence ATGAATGTGCTGATCGTGCGCACCTCGTCGATGGGCGACCTTATCCACACTTGGCCCGCCATCACCGAGTTGAAGACGCATTACCCGAATGTCCGGCTGACTTGGTTGGCGGAAGAGAGCTTTGCCGACATCGCCCGCCTGCATCCCCAGGTGGACGAAGTGCTGACGCTGAGTTGGCGCAGCTGGCGCCGGCGCTTGTGGCAACCTGCGGCCTGGCGCGAGCTGAAAGCCTTGAAGCGCAAGCTGCGGGACACCCATTTCGATCTGGTGCTGGACAGCCAGGGCCTGCTCAAGAGCGCGATACCGGCCCGCTGGGCGCAGGCGCCGCTGGCGGGGCTGGATTGGCCCAGCGCCCGCGAGTCGCTGGCCAGCCTGTTCTACGACAAGAAGCACAAGGTATCGCGGCTGCTGTCGGCGATAGACCGCAACCGGCTGCTGTTCGGCCTCAGTTTCGGCTACGCGCCGGACGGGCCGCCGCAATTCGGCATCCGCCGCGGCGAGCGGCCAAGCTGGATGCTCAGCGGCCGCTACGCAGTGCTGTTGCACGCGACCAGCCGCGCGTCCAAGGAATGGCCAGAGGCGAACTGGGTGGAGTTGGGAACCCAGTTGTCCGCCCATCACGACATGGTGACGGTGCTGCCCTGGGGCAACGACAGGGAAAAGGAGCGCGCCGAACGGCTGGCCGCGCGGCTGCCGGCCGCGGTGGTGGCGCCAAGGATGAGCCTGCTGGAGGCGGCCGGCTTGCTTGGCAACGCCTGCGCCGTCGTCGGCGTCGATACCGGCCTGGTGCACCTCGCCAACGCGCTGAACGTGCCGGTGGCGGCCATTTACACCGATACCGACCCGCAGCAGACCGGCGTGGTGGAAACGCCGTGGGCGACCAATCTGGGCAATATCGGCCAGTGCCCTACCGTGCAGGCCGTGCTGGAGGCGCTGCAGTCGCGGCGGGACTGGGCATGA
- a CDS encoding GNAT family N-acetyltransferase — MDQIFIREMVEADIAAVARLCGDLDYPTSFEQLAGRYAKVSIQPDNGVWVAELDGEVVGWAHGHGVHILEADSYVEIGGIVVDPGCRGLGLGRMLLEACERWAQARGYPRIRLRSGIHRSWAHAFYRRLGYQQASTAITFSLNLPRQG, encoded by the coding sequence ATGGACCAGATCTTCATCCGTGAAATGGTGGAAGCCGACATCGCCGCCGTCGCGCGGCTGTGCGGCGATCTCGACTACCCGACCAGCTTCGAGCAGTTGGCGGGCCGCTACGCCAAAGTGTCCATCCAGCCCGACAACGGGGTCTGGGTGGCGGAGCTGGACGGCGAGGTGGTGGGCTGGGCGCACGGCCATGGCGTCCATATCCTGGAAGCGGACAGTTACGTCGAGATAGGCGGCATCGTCGTCGATCCCGGCTGCCGCGGCCTGGGATTGGGCCGGATGCTGCTGGAAGCCTGCGAGCGCTGGGCGCAGGCGCGCGGCTACCCGCGCATACGGCTGCGTTCCGGCATCCACCGCAGCTGGGCTCACGCCTTCTATCGACGGCTGGGCTATCAGCAGGCCAGCACCGCGATCACGTTTTCCCTCAATCTGCCGCGGCAGGGCTGA
- a CDS encoding S66 family peptidase — MDIRFPAPLQPGDAIAVTAFSSGVHPRLHGRLDDALNELRARGYRVAEGECLRDEKHDASAPAAARLAELKRFMFDPEIRAILPPWGGERAIELLPGLDFAALADLPPKWLAGFSDVSTLTAPLTLQAGWATLHGPNLMDLPLKEWAFGHEALLATLEAGTPPEQSQHGHYWHWSEPGRRFPNRTRLLGGGAGKMEGRLIGGCLDVLVALQGTPYFDLDAFKAEPAILYLENCELAPCGVLRALMGLRLSGALDGLAGLVLGRSGGPDAADGDVLGYEGALRAALDGLPYQVAVDADIGHVPPQWSLLNGAWATLEVFGEGEARLAQRAAR; from the coding sequence ATGGACATTCGCTTTCCCGCTCCGCTCCAACCCGGCGACGCGATCGCCGTCACCGCCTTTTCCTCCGGCGTCCATCCGCGGCTGCATGGCAGGCTGGACGACGCGCTGAACGAATTGCGCGCCCGCGGCTATCGCGTGGCGGAGGGAGAGTGCCTGCGCGATGAAAAACACGATGCCAGCGCTCCCGCCGCGGCGCGGCTGGCGGAACTCAAGCGTTTCATGTTCGATCCCGAGATCCGCGCCATCCTGCCGCCCTGGGGCGGCGAGCGGGCGATCGAGCTGTTGCCGGGCCTGGATTTCGCTGCCTTGGCCGACTTGCCGCCCAAATGGCTGGCCGGCTTCTCCGACGTCTCCACGCTGACGGCGCCGCTGACGCTGCAGGCAGGCTGGGCCACGCTGCACGGACCCAATCTGATGGATTTGCCGCTTAAGGAATGGGCGTTCGGCCATGAAGCGCTGCTGGCGACGCTGGAGGCCGGCACGCCGCCTGAGCAGTCGCAACATGGACATTATTGGCATTGGAGCGAGCCTGGCCGGCGATTTCCGAATCGGACGCGCCTGTTGGGCGGCGGCGCGGGAAAAATGGAGGGACGGCTGATAGGCGGCTGCCTGGACGTGCTGGTTGCGCTGCAGGGCACGCCGTATTTCGATCTGGACGCGTTCAAGGCGGAGCCGGCCATTCTGTACCTGGAAAACTGCGAGCTCGCGCCCTGCGGCGTTTTAAGGGCCCTTATGGGCCTGCGGTTGTCCGGCGCGCTGGATGGCCTCGCCGGACTGGTATTGGGCCGCAGCGGCGGCCCTGACGCGGCCGACGGCGATGTCTTGGGCTACGAGGGGGCGTTGCGCGCCGCTTTGGACGGTTTGCCGTATCAGGTGGCGGTGGATGCCGACATCGGCCACGTGCCGCCGCAATGGAGCCTGCTCAACGGCGCCTGGGCGACGCTGGAGGTGTTCGGTGAGGGGGAGGCCAGGCTGGCGCAGCGCGCGGCGCGCTGA
- a CDS encoding chorismate--pyruvate lyase family protein, translating into MKHKKSTAARALAWMLPAALLLAGQARADAWSYAGWQDGADTRVKALALLQSLNATLLSNPSATRTLQQWCGEHQLAAEPRIRALRDAATRKPADADIRRQLQVGADEPIGYRRVQLACGERVLSEADNWYVPSRLTADMNRLLDTTDTPFGAAVKALNFSRRTESAKLLWSPLPQGWESRPLPTAESKRGLEIPEHVLQHRAVLYKDGNTPFSLVVETYRRDLFAFALNPKEAAK; encoded by the coding sequence TGCTGCTCGCCGGCCAGGCGCGCGCCGACGCCTGGTCCTACGCCGGCTGGCAGGACGGCGCCGATACCCGCGTCAAGGCGCTGGCGCTGCTGCAAAGCCTGAACGCCACGCTGCTGAGCAATCCCAGCGCCACCCGCACGCTGCAGCAATGGTGCGGCGAACACCAGCTGGCCGCCGAGCCGCGCATCCGCGCCCTGCGCGACGCCGCCACGCGCAAGCCGGCCGATGCCGACATCCGCCGGCAGCTGCAAGTGGGCGCCGACGAGCCCATCGGCTATCGCCGCGTGCAGCTGGCCTGCGGCGAGCGCGTGCTGTCCGAAGCCGACAACTGGTACGTGCCGTCGCGGCTGACCGCCGACATGAACCGCCTGCTGGACACCACCGACACCCCGTTCGGCGCCGCGGTCAAGGCGCTGAACTTCAGCCGCCGCACCGAAAGCGCGAAACTGCTGTGGTCGCCGCTGCCGCAAGGCTGGGAAAGCCGCCCGTTGCCAACCGCAGAGTCCAAACGCGGCCTGGAGATCCCGGAACATGTGCTGCAGCACCGCGCCGTGCTGTACAAGGACGGCAACACGCCGTTCAGCCTGGTGGTGGAAACCTATCGCCGCGACCTGTTCGCCTTTGCGCTGAACCCCAAGGAAGCCGCCAAATGA